One Bacteroidota bacterium genomic region harbors:
- a CDS encoding YceI family protein, with product MKTFAYSIAAAVVLGTGIYAWKALANPWTVHTDKAVISFDLPDGGASGSVKGLDASINFDPANLGESNMTASVDVKTLTTGIDMRDKHLMSNDYFDAEKHPRITFTASSIVPAESGFVANGKLSMRDSVRVVSIPFTFTETGDSAHFKGSFAIYSGDYGVGKKSKNGKDKVVVSIDVPASRKK from the coding sequence ATGAAAACATTTGCATACAGTATTGCAGCAGCCGTAGTGCTGGGAACCGGCATTTACGCCTGGAAAGCACTCGCTAATCCGTGGACAGTGCACACCGACAAAGCGGTAATCAGTTTTGATTTGCCTGATGGTGGTGCTTCGGGAAGTGTGAAGGGTTTGGATGCATCGATCAATTTTGATCCGGCCAATCTCGGCGAAAGCAATATGACGGCTTCAGTTGATGTGAAGACGCTGACAACCGGCATCGACATGCGTGATAAGCATTTGATGAGCAACGATTATTTTGATGCGGAAAAGCACCCGCGCATTACATTTACCGCCAGTTCAATTGTACCGGCCGAGAGCGGCTTTGTAGCCAATGGTAAGTTAAGCATGCGTGATTCGGTGCGTGTGGTTAGCATTCCGTTTACGTTTACCGAAACAGGCGACAGCGCACACTTTAAAGGCTCGTTTGCAATTTACTCAGGCGATTATGGCGTGGGCAAGAAAAGCAAAAACGGAAAAGACAAAGTGGTAGTGAGTATTGATGTGCCTGCATCGCGCAAAAAGTAA
- a CDS encoding MarR family transcriptional regulator, with protein MKIEEEIRQKKFQNSYQRVAINLMFTSGWLATHMMRQLRPYGITQQQYNVLRILRGQNPEPASVGLIQERMIDRSSNASRLVDKLHDKGLAIRRTCKKDRRQVDIVITQKGLDLLAELDEQQDFMSNNPIQLTEAEADQLSDLLDKLRS; from the coding sequence ATGAAGATTGAAGAAGAAATCAGGCAGAAGAAATTTCAGAACAGCTACCAGCGTGTGGCTATTAATCTGATGTTTACTTCCGGCTGGCTTGCTACACACATGATGCGTCAGTTGCGCCCGTATGGTATTACGCAGCAACAGTACAACGTACTGCGTATTTTACGTGGTCAGAATCCGGAACCGGCTTCGGTTGGATTAATTCAGGAACGGATGATTGACCGGAGCTCAAATGCATCACGTTTGGTGGATAAGCTGCATGATAAAGGGCTGGCCATTCGGCGTACCTGTAAAAAAGACCGGCGTCAGGTGGATATTGTAATTACACAAAAGGGGCTTGATTTGCTTGCCGAACTCGACGAACAACAAGATTTCATGAGCAATAATCCGATTCAACTTACCGAGGCAGAAGCTGATCAACTGAGTGATTTGCTGGATAAGCTTCGTAGCTGA
- a CDS encoding SDR family oxidoreductase: protein MDLKQAKVLVTGGNTGLGFATAKMLREKGAQVVISGRNSETLAQAAKELNVHAIQADVSKEADVIRMVNEAEEKMGGINVLINNAGYGYFKSLTEMDREGFERVFATNVTGAMFAARECAKRFVAQQHGNIINIASTAGRAGFAMGTAYAASKFALAGMTECWRAELRPHNVRVMLINPSEVQTGFLENSGREARPFNPTKLQADDIAHTICALLQLDERAFVTEATVWATNPKN from the coding sequence ATGGATCTGAAACAGGCAAAAGTATTAGTAACGGGCGGTAATACCGGTTTAGGATTTGCCACAGCTAAAATGCTTCGGGAAAAAGGCGCTCAGGTAGTAATAAGCGGCCGTAACAGTGAAACACTTGCGCAGGCAGCAAAGGAATTGAATGTACACGCTATACAGGCCGATGTAAGCAAAGAAGCTGACGTAATACGTATGGTAAATGAAGCCGAAGAAAAAATGGGCGGCATCAATGTGCTTATAAATAATGCCGGTTACGGCTATTTCAAATCGCTTACAGAGATGGATCGCGAAGGTTTTGAACGTGTGTTTGCCACAAACGTAACGGGCGCCATGTTTGCCGCTCGCGAATGTGCCAAACGTTTTGTGGCGCAGCAGCACGGCAACATTATCAATATAGCATCCACAGCCGGCCGTGCGGGTTTTGCAATGGGTACAGCGTATGCCGCCAGTAAATTTGCCCTGGCCGGCATGACTGAATGCTGGCGCGCTGAGCTTCGTCCGCACAATGTGCGCGTAATGCTCATTAACCCGAGCGAAGTACAAACCGGTTTTCTCGAAAATTCCGGCCGCGAAGCTCGTCCTTTCAATCCCACAAAACTTCAGGCCGATGATATTGCCCACACCATCTGCGCCCTGCTGCAACTTGATGAAAGAGCTTTCGTAACTGAAGCCACCGTGTGGGCCACCAACCCAAAGAATTAA